A section of the Streptomyces sp. V3I8 genome encodes:
- a CDS encoding DUF1707 domain-containing protein, whose protein sequence is MTDELPGGLPELRASDADREQVCEVLRDALAEGRLDMAEFEERLEATYKARTYGELEPITRDLPVPGVTAPGPAVSMVKGPGGSGDWAGRIVGDSDSSSQWGVAVMSGFERKGHWTVPRRFNSVVFWGGGVIDLREANFAAGEVVVNCVAVMGGTQVIVPPGVEVVVRGIGIMGGFDHGQEGVPGEPGAPRVVVTGFAFWGGVGIERKVSRAERARLKEARRQEKVERRAERRGELEAGRD, encoded by the coding sequence ATGACGGACGAACTCCCGGGCGGACTTCCCGAACTGCGTGCTTCCGACGCCGACCGTGAGCAGGTCTGCGAAGTGCTGAGGGACGCCCTCGCCGAAGGCCGCCTGGACATGGCGGAGTTCGAGGAGCGGCTGGAGGCGACGTACAAGGCGCGTACGTACGGCGAGTTGGAGCCGATCACGCGGGATCTGCCCGTGCCGGGCGTCACCGCTCCGGGGCCGGCCGTGTCGATGGTCAAGGGGCCGGGCGGCAGCGGGGACTGGGCCGGGCGGATCGTCGGTGACTCGGACTCCTCGTCGCAGTGGGGCGTGGCGGTCATGTCGGGGTTCGAGCGCAAGGGGCACTGGACCGTGCCGCGGAGGTTCAACTCCGTCGTCTTCTGGGGCGGGGGTGTCATCGATCTGCGGGAGGCGAACTTCGCGGCCGGCGAGGTCGTCGTCAACTGCGTCGCCGTCATGGGCGGGACGCAGGTGATCGTGCCGCCGGGGGTCGAGGTCGTCGTCCGCGGGATCGGGATCATGGGCGGGTTCGACCACGGTCAGGAGGGGGTGCCCGGTGAGCCGGGGGCTCCGCGGGTCGTGGTGACCGGGTTCGCGTTCTGGGGCGGGGTGGGGATCGAGCGGAAGGTGTCCCGCGCGGAGCGGGCCCGCCTCAAGGAGGCGCGGCGGCAGGAGAAGGTGGAGCGGCGGGCCGAGCGGCGGGGCGAGTTGGAGGCGGGGCGGGACTGA
- a CDS encoding SGNH/GDSL hydrolase family protein has translation MTKRHGYALLAAIIAVIVAISAAIYAGVTADDSPETAVTGARGPHNSAAPASAGTWVGAWSASPAGSEPGTEENGMAGRSVRNVVHMAVGGTAARITLSNLYGQQPLSITHASVAVAATGNDAAAAPGTMRRLTFGGRPSVLVPPGRQVVSDAVRVLVPHATDVLVTTYSPTPSGPVTYHPQARQISYTAEGDRTEDVSGVPYTGQTPYWRYLTAVDVLSNESDGTVVVIGDSLTDGVTSTVGENRRWTDVLAGRLRGGSDGPRYSVVNQGISGNRVLTSGLGRPAENPSGLSRFDRDVLGRTNVRAVVVALGVNDILRTPSQTDANKITAGLRGLTRLAHARGLRVVGATLMPFQGHRGYLPHLEDTRQAVNAQIRAGGVFDAYADFDKALRDPYDPRRLRADYDSGDHLHPSDKGYARMAEVFDTDTLKGAAPAQL, from the coding sequence ATGACCAAGCGTCACGGTTATGCCTTGCTGGCCGCGATCATCGCCGTCATCGTCGCCATCTCAGCCGCCATATACGCCGGTGTCACCGCCGACGACAGCCCGGAGACCGCGGTCACCGGTGCCCGCGGCCCGCACAACTCGGCGGCACCCGCGTCCGCCGGCACCTGGGTGGGCGCCTGGTCGGCGTCCCCGGCGGGCTCGGAGCCGGGCACCGAGGAGAACGGCATGGCGGGCCGCTCGGTACGCAACGTGGTGCACATGGCGGTCGGCGGCACCGCGGCCCGGATCACGCTCTCCAACCTCTACGGACAGCAGCCGCTCAGCATCACGCACGCCTCGGTCGCCGTGGCCGCCACCGGGAACGACGCCGCCGCGGCCCCCGGCACGATGCGCCGCCTCACCTTCGGCGGCCGCCCCTCCGTGCTGGTGCCGCCCGGGCGGCAGGTGGTCAGCGACGCCGTACGGGTACTGGTCCCGCACGCCACGGACGTGCTGGTCACGACGTACTCGCCGACCCCGTCCGGACCCGTCACCTACCACCCGCAGGCACGGCAGATCTCGTACACCGCGGAGGGCGACCGCACGGAGGACGTCAGCGGCGTCCCCTACACCGGGCAGACGCCCTACTGGCGCTACCTGACCGCGGTGGACGTGCTGAGCAACGAGTCGGACGGCACGGTCGTCGTCATCGGCGACTCGCTCACCGACGGCGTGACCTCCACCGTGGGCGAGAACCGGCGCTGGACGGACGTCCTCGCCGGCCGGCTGCGCGGCGGCTCGGACGGGCCCCGCTACAGCGTGGTCAACCAGGGCATCAGCGGCAACCGCGTCCTCACCAGCGGCCTCGGCCGCCCCGCCGAGAACCCGAGCGGCCTGAGCCGCTTCGACCGCGACGTGCTCGGCCGCACCAATGTCAGGGCCGTCGTGGTGGCCCTCGGTGTCAACGACATCCTGCGCACCCCGAGCCAGACCGACGCGAACAAGATCACCGCGGGGCTGCGCGGGCTGACGCGGCTGGCCCACGCCCGCGGCCTGCGGGTCGTCGGCGCCACCCTGATGCCCTTCCAGGGCCACCGCGGCTACCTCCCCCACCTCGAGGACACCCGGCAGGCCGTCAACGCCCAGATCCGCGCGGGCGGGGTCTTCGACGCGTACGCCGACTTCGACAAGGCGCTCCGCGATCCGTACGACCCCCGCCGCCTGCGCGCCGACTACGACTCGGGCGACCACCTCCACCCGAGCGACAAGGGCTACGCCCGCATGGCGGAGGTCTTCGACACCGACACCCTCAAGGGCGCGGCGCCGGCGCAGCTGTAG
- a CDS encoding protease, with amino-acid sequence MTKFLLALHVLVAIVAVGPVTVAASMFPPAARRALAAPGDPRATETLRLLHRICRVYAAVGIAVPVLGMATALSMGVLGDAWLLVSMVLTGIAAAVLLALVLPRQEELLEAVDAAGSAEAAPTAPASTSVSTSTEAAATLSTSTETAPSETAPSTRVTVRLAMFTGVFNLLWATVTILMIVRPGSTTGA; translated from the coding sequence GTGACCAAGTTCCTCCTCGCACTCCATGTCCTCGTCGCGATCGTCGCCGTCGGTCCCGTCACCGTCGCGGCCAGCATGTTCCCGCCCGCCGCCCGGCGGGCCCTCGCCGCTCCCGGCGATCCCCGGGCGACGGAGACCCTGCGGCTGCTGCACCGGATCTGCCGGGTGTACGCGGCCGTCGGCATCGCCGTTCCCGTGCTGGGGATGGCCACGGCTCTCAGCATGGGCGTGCTCGGCGACGCCTGGCTGCTCGTCTCGATGGTGCTGACCGGGATCGCCGCGGCTGTTCTGCTGGCGCTGGTGCTGCCCCGTCAGGAGGAACTGCTGGAAGCGGTGGACGCGGCCGGCTCCGCGGAGGCCGCCCCGACGGCGCCCGCGTCCACGTCGGTATCCACGTCCACGGAGGCCGCCGCGACGCTCTCCACCTCCACCGAAACCGCCCCGAGCGAAACCGCCCCGAGCACCCGCGTCACCGTCCGGCTCGCCATGTTCACCGGCGTCTTCAACCTGCTCTGGGCCACCGTCACGATCCTCATGATTGTGCGGCCCGGTTCCACCACGGGCGCCTGA
- a CDS encoding rhamnogalacturonan acetylesterase — MSRNTSVGSRRRFLIGAAGAGGAGVLGALGLPGTASAAGVPGGVAATGTVYIASDSTAQTYSSGYYPQAGWGQKLSGYFTSNITVANRAIGGRSSRSFIEQGRLAAIHQVIKAGDYLFVQFGHNDATVGNAERYTSLADYKEYLRNDYIRATRARGATPVVVTPVSRRSYNATTGKFNVSFPAYVDAAKAVAQEEGAALVDLAAASRAYLDGIGVEASKGIFLWLNAGQYPNFPGGVQDNTHFQERGAVEMARLVARAVAGLGLPVSGEVVPGVRAGVR, encoded by the coding sequence ATGAGCCGTAACACCAGTGTGGGCAGTCGTAGGCGGTTCCTGATCGGTGCCGCGGGTGCGGGCGGCGCCGGGGTCCTCGGCGCCCTGGGCCTGCCCGGTACCGCCAGTGCCGCCGGTGTCCCTGGAGGCGTCGCCGCGACCGGGACCGTCTACATCGCCAGTGACTCCACCGCGCAGACCTACAGCTCCGGTTACTACCCCCAGGCCGGATGGGGACAGAAACTGTCCGGATACTTCACCTCGAACATCACCGTCGCCAACCGCGCCATCGGCGGGCGCAGCTCGCGCTCCTTCATCGAGCAGGGGCGGCTGGCCGCGATCCACCAGGTGATCAAGGCCGGTGACTACCTGTTCGTGCAGTTCGGGCACAACGACGCCACCGTCGGCAACGCGGAGCGGTACACCTCCCTCGCCGACTACAAGGAGTACCTCCGCAACGACTACATCCGGGCGACCCGGGCGCGCGGGGCGACACCGGTCGTCGTCACGCCCGTCTCGCGCCGCTCCTACAACGCGACCACCGGGAAGTTCAACGTCTCCTTCCCCGCGTACGTGGACGCCGCGAAGGCAGTCGCGCAGGAGGAGGGGGCTGCGCTGGTCGACCTGGCGGCGGCCAGCCGGGCCTACCTCGACGGGATCGGCGTCGAGGCCTCCAAGGGGATCTTCCTGTGGCTGAACGCGGGGCAGTACCCGAACTTCCCCGGCGGGGTCCAGGACAACACCCACTTCCAGGAGCGGGGTGCCGTCGAGATGGCCCGGCTGGTCGCGCGGGCCGTGGCGGGGCTGGGGCTGCCGGTGTCGGGCGAGGTGGTGCCGGGGGTCCGGGCCGGGGTCCGGTGA
- a CDS encoding FG-GAP repeat protein, producing MTSKNLGSRRRTVSFAVSAASFLLLGGLGIAAAPASFAGTPGGTAANDRNSDFDGDGYDDVLIGAPKGTADGKEGAGFVTVQYGAANGIGTAKSAPKARTAVFSQSTAGVPGTSQTYDAFGAAVATGDLDGDGYDDAVIGAPGEEVGSLEDAGRVTVLYGSGTGLGAARSVTIASASPAAGVRFGSAVTAARLTGASPGDVVAVTDHRGAELFTYSAGSLRHTGTLDTTAHPAGRALTPAYLTTGDYDSDGYAELVISGFGPDDDHAQGWSAVYSGGESGVTFRRDLRGGVSTASGDIDGDGYDDLVTGHHSSPDHEAEGMAGGMIGVYYGSDSGLRGQEAPEDGTEEAPQYWTQNSPGVPGAGERGDAWGTELSVGDVDGDGYADVAVGAPGEDIGTVADAGAVWLLRGSAEGLTATGAQSFDQNSAEVPGTAEAGDAWGQQVRLADTDHDGRSDLLAAAPDEDGHDGVVWHLSASTKGLVTTGAWLYGATSLGAPGDGAGFGEAVDE from the coding sequence ATGACCAGCAAGAACCTCGGCTCCCGCCGCAGGACCGTCTCCTTCGCCGTCTCCGCGGCCTCCTTCCTGCTGCTGGGCGGCCTCGGCATCGCCGCCGCGCCCGCCTCCTTCGCGGGCACCCCCGGCGGGACCGCCGCGAACGACCGCAACTCCGACTTCGACGGCGACGGGTACGACGACGTCCTGATCGGCGCGCCGAAGGGCACCGCCGACGGCAAGGAGGGCGCCGGGTTCGTCACCGTCCAGTACGGGGCGGCCAACGGCATCGGCACCGCCAAGAGCGCCCCGAAGGCCCGTACCGCGGTCTTCAGCCAGTCCACCGCCGGTGTTCCGGGCACCTCGCAGACGTACGACGCCTTCGGTGCGGCCGTCGCCACGGGTGACCTCGACGGCGACGGGTACGACGACGCGGTGATCGGGGCGCCCGGCGAGGAGGTCGGTTCGCTGGAGGACGCCGGCCGGGTGACCGTCCTGTACGGCTCCGGGACCGGGCTGGGCGCCGCCCGCAGCGTCACGATCGCATCCGCGTCCCCGGCCGCCGGGGTCCGCTTCGGCTCCGCCGTCACCGCGGCCCGGCTGACGGGGGCATCCCCGGGCGACGTCGTCGCCGTGACCGACCACCGCGGCGCCGAGCTGTTCACCTACAGCGCGGGCTCCCTGCGGCACACCGGCACGCTCGACACGACCGCGCACCCCGCCGGACGCGCCCTCACACCGGCGTACCTGACCACCGGCGACTACGACTCGGACGGCTACGCCGAGCTGGTGATCTCGGGGTTCGGCCCCGACGACGACCATGCGCAGGGCTGGTCGGCGGTCTACTCGGGCGGCGAGAGCGGCGTGACCTTCCGGCGCGACCTGCGCGGCGGTGTCTCCACCGCGTCGGGGGACATCGACGGCGACGGGTACGACGACCTCGTCACGGGCCACCACAGCAGCCCCGACCACGAGGCGGAGGGCATGGCGGGCGGCATGATCGGCGTCTACTACGGCAGTGACAGCGGCCTCAGGGGCCAGGAGGCTCCTGAGGACGGGACCGAGGAGGCGCCCCAGTACTGGACGCAGAACTCCCCGGGTGTGCCCGGTGCCGGCGAGCGCGGTGACGCCTGGGGCACCGAGCTCTCCGTCGGCGACGTCGACGGGGACGGTTACGCGGACGTCGCCGTCGGCGCCCCCGGCGAGGACATCGGCACCGTCGCGGACGCGGGCGCGGTGTGGCTGCTGCGCGGCTCGGCCGAGGGCCTGACGGCCACGGGCGCCCAGTCCTTCGACCAGAACAGCGCCGAGGTCCCCGGGACCGCGGAGGCCGGTGACGCGTGGGGGCAGCAGGTGCGGCTCGCCGACACGGACCACGACGGCCGCTCCGACCTGCTGGCCGCCGCGCCGGACGAGGACGGCCACGACGGGGTGGTCTGGCACCTGTCCGCGAGCACGAAGGGCCTCGTCACGACCGGCGCGTGGCTCTACGGCGCGACCTCGCTCGGCGCTCCGGGCGACGGCGCGGGCTTCGGCGAGGCCGTCGACGAGTGA
- a CDS encoding VOC family protein: protein MPATGPDFISLQARDLDASQAFYEQYLGLVRSQAGPPHAVVFETKPIAFALRDLVPGTDLASVAQPGIGAAIWLHATDVQAIHDALAADGHTIVSAPVDGPFGRTFTFADPDGYRITLHDRT from the coding sequence ATGCCCGCCACCGGCCCCGACTTCATCTCGCTCCAGGCCCGCGACCTCGACGCCTCGCAGGCGTTCTACGAGCAGTACCTGGGCCTCGTCCGCTCGCAGGCCGGACCTCCGCACGCCGTCGTCTTCGAGACGAAGCCGATCGCGTTCGCACTGCGCGACCTCGTTCCCGGCACCGATCTCGCATCCGTCGCCCAGCCCGGCATCGGTGCCGCGATCTGGCTCCACGCCACGGACGTCCAGGCCATCCACGACGCCCTCGCCGCCGACGGCCACACCATCGTCTCCGCGCCGGTCGACGGCCCCTTCGGCCGGACCTTCACCTTCGCCGACCCCGACGGCTACCGGATCACCCTGCACGACCGCACCTGA
- a CDS encoding GlxA family transcriptional regulator encodes MHTVAVLALDQVIPFDLAAPIDTFNWARLPDGRAPYRVRVCSVTGEVNAGAFTVRAPYGLEALAEADTIIVPGTADPTGPLPPGVAQALRAAAANGTRIASVCVGAFILAATGLLDGQRATTHWIAAADLAALHPAVTVDPNVLYVDNGQFLTSAGAAAAMDMCLHMIRKDYGSAVAAHVARMSVMPLEREGGQAQFIVHGRPPAPAGTTMEPLLAWLEENAGRDLTLDDIAARAGTSARTLNRRFREQTGTTPLQWLHRARVRTAQHLLENTTHPVERIAVQAGFGSPTAFRDRFRKVVGTSPQAYRRAFRGVPDGPGTGDVGTGTGTGTGPGARTREVRVPLQT; translated from the coding sequence ATGCACACCGTGGCCGTACTGGCGCTCGACCAGGTCATCCCGTTCGACCTCGCCGCTCCGATCGACACCTTCAACTGGGCCCGGCTGCCGGACGGCCGCGCCCCCTACCGCGTCCGGGTCTGCTCGGTGACCGGGGAGGTGAACGCCGGCGCGTTCACCGTGCGCGCGCCGTACGGGCTGGAGGCGCTGGCCGAGGCGGACACGATCATCGTGCCGGGCACCGCCGACCCGACCGGACCGCTGCCGCCGGGGGTGGCGCAGGCCCTGCGCGCGGCGGCGGCGAACGGCACGCGCATCGCCTCGGTCTGCGTGGGCGCGTTCATCCTCGCCGCCACCGGGCTGCTGGACGGACAGCGGGCGACGACCCACTGGATCGCGGCCGCGGACCTGGCCGCCCTGCACCCGGCGGTGACGGTCGACCCCAACGTCCTCTACGTCGACAACGGCCAGTTCCTCACCTCGGCGGGGGCCGCCGCGGCGATGGACATGTGCCTGCACATGATCCGCAAGGACTACGGCTCGGCCGTCGCGGCCCACGTGGCCCGGATGTCCGTCATGCCGCTCGAACGGGAGGGCGGACAGGCCCAGTTCATCGTCCACGGCCGGCCCCCGGCCCCGGCCGGCACGACGATGGAACCCCTGCTGGCGTGGTTGGAGGAGAACGCCGGCCGCGACCTCACCCTGGACGACATCGCCGCCCGGGCGGGCACCAGCGCCCGTACGCTCAACCGCCGTTTCCGCGAGCAGACCGGCACGACGCCCCTGCAGTGGCTGCACCGGGCGCGGGTGCGCACGGCCCAGCACCTGCTGGAGAACACCACCCATCCCGTCGAACGCATCGCGGTACAGGCCGGGTTCGGCTCGCCGACCGCCTTCCGGGACCGGTTCAGGAAAGTGGTGGGCACGAGCCCGCAGGCCTACCGGCGGGCGTTCCGGGGTGTGCCGGACGGGCCAGGCACCGGTGACGTCGGCACCGGTACGGGTACGGGCACCGGTCCCGGTGCCCGTACCCGTGAGGTCCGCGTACCGCTACAGACGTAA
- a CDS encoding ATP-binding cassette domain-containing protein → MHLDRVEKVFDVRKKTGFLRSERREVRAVDSISFTVARGEMVGYIGPNGAGKSTTIKMLTGILTPSGGRLRVAGIDPSRERTRLARHIGVVFGQRTTLWWDLPLIDSYKLMHRMYRIPDARYAENLDRCVELLELGALLDVPVRQLSLGQRMRGDIAAALLHDPEVLYLDEPTIGLDVISKVRVREFLRDLNAERGTTVLLTTHDLSDIEQLCRRVMVIDHGRLMYDGPLSGLHEIGESERTLVVDLERELPPVEVESARVVKVEGPRQWLAFPAAQSAAPLVARIAAEYPLVDLSVREPDIEAVISRMYAEKATS, encoded by the coding sequence ATCCACCTCGACCGGGTCGAGAAGGTCTTCGACGTGCGCAAGAAGACCGGCTTCCTGCGCAGTGAGCGGCGGGAGGTCCGGGCGGTCGACTCGATCTCCTTCACCGTGGCGCGCGGCGAGATGGTCGGCTACATCGGGCCGAACGGCGCGGGCAAGTCCACCACCATCAAGATGCTCACCGGCATCCTCACACCGAGCGGCGGGCGCCTGCGGGTGGCGGGTATCGACCCGTCCCGCGAACGTACCCGGCTCGCGCGGCACATCGGCGTGGTGTTCGGACAGCGGACCACCCTGTGGTGGGACCTCCCGCTGATCGACTCGTACAAGCTGATGCACCGCATGTACCGGATCCCCGACGCGCGGTACGCCGAGAACCTCGACCGGTGCGTGGAACTCCTGGAGCTGGGCGCCCTGCTGGACGTGCCCGTACGGCAGCTCTCGCTCGGGCAGCGGATGCGCGGGGACATCGCGGCGGCGCTGCTGCACGATCCCGAGGTGCTGTACCTGGACGAGCCGACGATCGGGCTCGACGTGATCAGCAAGGTGCGGGTGCGGGAGTTCCTGCGGGACCTCAACGCGGAGCGCGGCACGACCGTGCTGCTGACGACCCACGACCTCTCCGACATCGAGCAGTTGTGCCGGCGCGTGATGGTCATCGACCACGGGCGCCTGATGTACGACGGTCCGCTCTCCGGGCTGCACGAGATAGGGGAGAGCGAGCGCACGCTGGTCGTGGACCTGGAGCGCGAACTGCCCCCCGTCGAGGTGGAGTCGGCGCGGGTGGTGAAGGTCGAGGGGCCGCGGCAGTGGCTCGCCTTCCCGGCGGCGCAGTCGGCGGCACCGCTGGTGGCGCGGATCGCGGCCGAGTACCCGCTGGTGGACCTGTCGGTACGGGAACCCGACATCGAGGCCGTCATCAGCCGCATGTACGCGGAGAAGGCAACCTCGTAG
- a CDS encoding MFS transporter codes for MAVTDAGTGSAGSGAVTTAVPARLDRLPWSRWHWTIVIGLGTVWILDGLEVTVVGNIAGRLSEPGSGLPISAAQVTGLAAALYVAGACLGALVFGRLTDIFGRRKLFMVTLAVYLAATAMTALSFSTWWFFLFRFLTGFGIGGEYAAINSAIDELIPSKYRGRVDLIINGSFWLGAVAGSLLSIVALDTDLFAMNVGWRLTFVLGVVLGLVILLVRRNVPESPRWLFIHGKGEEAERLVTEAEGQIKEETGKELPPPAGEITIHQRKSIGFLEIGRTVFSTYRKRAVLGLSLFIGQAFLYNAITFGFGAILTKFFDVPTGKTGYYFAVIAAGNFIGPLLLGKLFDTVGRRIMISSTYLLSGVLLFGTAYLFDQGSLSAVTLTACWCVVLFFASAGASSAYLTVSEIFPMETRAMAIAFFYAIGTAAGGISGPLIFADLTSTGVVGDTVLAFQIGAGLMCAAGLVAAALAVKAEGRSLEDIASPLSTAAGPAGSPGGGTGTGTGAGAKA; via the coding sequence ATGGCCGTAACCGACGCCGGCACCGGATCCGCGGGCAGCGGAGCCGTCACCACCGCCGTGCCCGCCCGACTGGACCGGCTGCCCTGGTCACGCTGGCACTGGACCATCGTGATCGGTCTCGGCACCGTCTGGATCCTGGACGGTCTGGAAGTCACCGTCGTCGGCAACATCGCCGGCCGGCTCTCGGAGCCCGGCAGCGGCCTGCCCATCTCGGCCGCCCAGGTCACCGGCCTGGCAGCCGCCCTCTACGTGGCGGGAGCCTGCCTGGGAGCCCTGGTCTTCGGCCGGCTCACGGACATCTTCGGCCGCCGCAAGCTGTTCATGGTCACCCTGGCGGTCTACCTGGCGGCCACCGCCATGACGGCGCTCTCCTTCTCCACCTGGTGGTTCTTCCTCTTCCGCTTCCTCACCGGCTTCGGCATCGGCGGCGAGTACGCGGCCATCAACTCGGCGATCGACGAACTGATCCCCTCGAAGTACCGCGGCCGCGTCGACCTGATCATCAACGGCAGCTTCTGGCTGGGCGCGGTCGCCGGCTCCCTCCTGTCGATCGTCGCGCTGGACACCGACCTGTTCGCGATGAACGTCGGCTGGCGGCTCACCTTCGTCCTCGGCGTCGTCCTCGGCCTGGTCATCCTGCTCGTACGCCGCAACGTCCCCGAGAGCCCCAGGTGGCTGTTCATCCACGGCAAGGGCGAGGAGGCGGAACGGCTGGTCACCGAGGCCGAGGGGCAGATCAAGGAGGAGACCGGGAAGGAACTCCCGCCGCCCGCCGGGGAGATCACCATCCACCAGCGCAAGAGCATCGGGTTCCTGGAGATCGGCCGCACGGTCTTCTCGACGTACCGCAAGCGCGCCGTGCTGGGTCTGTCCCTCTTCATCGGGCAGGCGTTCCTCTACAACGCGATCACCTTCGGCTTCGGCGCGATCCTCACCAAGTTCTTCGACGTGCCGACGGGGAAGACCGGTTACTACTTCGCCGTCATCGCGGCCGGCAACTTCATCGGCCCGCTGCTCCTCGGCAAGCTCTTCGACACCGTGGGCCGCCGGATCATGATCTCGTCCACCTACCTGCTCTCCGGCGTCCTGCTGTTCGGCACGGCGTACCTCTTCGACCAGGGTTCGTTGAGCGCGGTCACCCTGACCGCCTGCTGGTGCGTGGTCCTCTTCTTCGCGTCGGCCGGCGCGAGCAGCGCGTACCTGACCGTCTCCGAGATCTTCCCGATGGAGACCCGTGCGATGGCCATCGCCTTCTTCTACGCCATCGGCACCGCGGCCGGCGGCATCAGCGGTCCGCTGATCTTCGCCGACCTGACCAGCACGGGCGTCGTCGGAGACACGGTCCTCGCCTTCCAGATCGGCGCCGGTCTGATGTGCGCGGCGGGCCTCGTCGCGGCGGCGCTCGCGGTCAAGGCGGAGGGGCGCTCCCTGGAGGACATCGCGAGCCCGCTGTCGACGGCCGCCGGCCCCGCCGGGTCGCCGGGCGGGGGCACGGGCACCGGCACGGGGGCGGGCGCGAAGGCCTAG
- a CDS encoding DUF445 domain-containing protein: MESTKEDEAGETGPQGGSSRPGGVANPTGAADPAGAAGLPGAAGSPGTGAAAPNRAMNSFSPADEEKFRGVRRMKTTATGLLLLVALVYVFATWAENSGAGAWAGYVAAAAEAGMVGALADWFAVTALFRRPLGLPIPHTAIIPTKKDQLGVSLGEFVGENFLSQDVVRQRLRSVGIGSRLGTWLADPEHADRVTAELATALRGALAVLRDSDVQAVVGEAINRRADAQEIAPGMGKTLERIVADGGHRRVVDLICVRAHDWLVLHDEQVMDAVQGGAPGWTPKFVDKRVGERVYKELLRFVTEMRDMPAHPARGALDRFLGDFAADLQSDTDTRARVENLKREVLGRGEVQDLIASAWSSVRQMIVSAAEDERSELRLRVRASLLSLGARMAGDARLQAKVDGWVEGAAVYVVTTYRDEITSLITDTVAGWDAEHTSRKIEAHIGRDLQFIRINGTVVGSLAGLVIYTVSRALGG, from the coding sequence ATGGAAAGCACGAAAGAGGACGAAGCAGGGGAAACGGGTCCGCAGGGCGGGTCTTCCCGCCCCGGCGGTGTGGCGAACCCCACGGGCGCCGCGGATCCTGCGGGCGCCGCGGGCCTGCCGGGCGCCGCGGGCTCCCCGGGGACCGGCGCCGCCGCACCGAACCGGGCGATGAACTCGTTCAGCCCCGCCGACGAGGAGAAGTTCCGGGGCGTCCGCCGGATGAAAACCACGGCGACCGGGCTGCTGCTCCTGGTCGCCCTCGTCTACGTGTTCGCCACCTGGGCCGAGAACTCCGGCGCGGGCGCCTGGGCCGGGTACGTGGCCGCGGCCGCCGAGGCCGGCATGGTCGGCGCGCTGGCCGACTGGTTCGCCGTCACCGCGCTGTTCCGCCGGCCCCTGGGCCTGCCCATCCCGCACACCGCGATCATCCCGACCAAGAAGGACCAGCTCGGCGTCTCCCTGGGCGAGTTCGTCGGGGAGAACTTCCTGTCCCAGGACGTCGTACGGCAGCGGCTGCGGTCCGTCGGCATCGGCAGCCGCCTCGGCACCTGGCTGGCCGACCCCGAGCACGCCGACCGGGTGACGGCGGAGCTGGCCACCGCGCTCAGGGGCGCCCTCGCGGTGCTGCGCGACTCGGACGTCCAGGCGGTGGTCGGCGAGGCCATCAACCGGCGGGCCGACGCGCAGGAGATCGCCCCCGGCATGGGCAAGACCCTGGAGAGGATCGTCGCGGACGGCGGCCACCGGCGGGTCGTCGACCTGATCTGCGTACGCGCCCACGACTGGCTCGTCCTCCACGACGAGCAGGTGATGGACGCCGTGCAGGGCGGCGCCCCCGGCTGGACCCCGAAGTTCGTCGACAAGCGGGTCGGCGAGCGCGTCTACAAGGAACTGCTGCGCTTCGTCACCGAGATGCGCGACATGCCCGCCCACCCGGCCCGCGGCGCCCTGGACCGCTTCCTCGGCGACTTCGCCGCCGACCTCCAGTCCGACACCGACACCCGGGCGCGGGTGGAGAACCTCAAGCGCGAGGTCCTCGGCCGCGGCGAGGTCCAGGACCTGATCGCGTCCGCCTGGTCCTCCGTACGGCAGATGATCGTGTCCGCCGCGGAGGACGAGCGCAGCGAGCTGCGGCTGCGCGTGCGGGCCTCGCTGCTGTCCCTCGGCGCGCGGATGGCCGGTGACGCGCGGCTCCAGGCCAAGGTCGACGGCTGGGTCGAGGGGGCGGCGGTGTACGTCGTGACGACGTACCGCGACGAGATCACCTCCCTGATCACCGACACCGTCGCCGGCTGGGACGCCGAGCACACCTCCCGGAAGATCGAGGCGCACATCGGCCGTGACCTGCAGTTCATCCGGATCAACGGCACGGTGGTCGGATCACTGGCCGGCCTTGTCATCTACACGGTGTCGCGGGCTCTGGGCGGCTGA